In a genomic window of Gloeocapsopsis dulcis:
- the eboC gene encoding UbiA-like protein EboC (EboC, a homolog the polyprenyltransferase UbiA, belongs to system of proteins involved in the trafficking of precursor metabolites to an extracytoplasmic compartment so that the biosynthesis of certain natural products, such as scytonemin, can be completed.) encodes MLQAAKSQTWAYLQLMRPANIVTAWADILVGFAASGIDVINILPLWLLLATSGLYGGGVVFNDVFDAELDAQERPERPIPSGIIAKQNAIALGTFLLVLGIVAAAQVSATSLVIAATVAFAAIFYDAFSKHHAVFGPINMGICRGGNLLLGVSAIPAMVEHLWFLALIPIAYIAAITAISQGEVHGGKNSTGIAALVLIAGVISGVLTLALLPEYQVLAALPFVALFAWRVVPAFVQAWREATPMNIRTAVKAGVLSLIILDAAIAAGFAGLPYGLLVLGLLPISLGLAQIFAVT; translated from the coding sequence ATGTTGCAAGCAGCGAAAAGCCAAACTTGGGCTTATTTGCAACTCATGCGACCTGCTAATATTGTCACGGCTTGGGCAGATATTTTAGTCGGCTTCGCGGCATCTGGCATAGATGTTATCAATATCTTGCCTTTATGGCTATTACTCGCAACAAGCGGTTTATATGGTGGTGGTGTCGTTTTTAATGATGTATTTGATGCCGAATTAGACGCTCAAGAACGACCAGAGCGACCGATACCCAGTGGTATTATTGCTAAACAAAATGCGATCGCTTTAGGAACTTTTCTTTTAGTTCTTGGTATTGTTGCCGCTGCCCAAGTCTCGGCTACAAGCCTTGTTATTGCTGCTACAGTTGCTTTTGCGGCGATTTTTTACGATGCATTTAGCAAACACCATGCTGTGTTTGGTCCAATAAATATGGGAATCTGTCGCGGTGGTAATTTGCTACTCGGTGTGAGTGCAATTCCGGCGATGGTAGAACACCTGTGGTTTTTAGCATTGATTCCGATCGCTTATATTGCAGCGATTACCGCAATTAGCCAAGGTGAAGTTCACGGGGGAAAAAATAGCACTGGCATTGCTGCGTTAGTGTTGATTGCAGGAGTTATCAGTGGCGTTTTAACATTAGCACTGCTACCAGAATATCAAGTGCTTGCTGCATTACCGTTTGTGGCGTTGTTTGCGTGGCGTGTTGTTCCTGCTTTTGTGCAAGCTTGGCGCGAAGCAACTCCGATGAATATTCGTACTGCTGTCAAAGCGGGTGTGTTGTCGCTGATTATTTTAGATGCAGCGATCGCGGCTGGTTTTGCCGGATTACCTTATGGATTGCTTGTTCTCGGTTTACTGCCAATTTCCCTAGGTTTAGCTCAAATTTTTGCTGTCACTTAA